GATGCTGAACGGGGGTGCCTATAACGGGCGGCGGCTGCTCAACGCCCGGACGATCGCCCGGTTCACGGCGCGGGTCAATCTCGTCGAAGGTTCGAGCCGCGCTCTCGGATGGGATACTCCTTCGGAGCCGAGCTCGGCGGGCCTCTACTTCTCCTCAGCCTCCTATGGGCATACCGGGTTCACCGGGACCTCGTTGTGGATCGATCCCGAGCGCGAGCTCTTCGCCATTCTCCTCACGAACCGGGTGCATCCCACGCGCGACAACCGAAAGATCTTCGATCTCCGGCCCGCGTTTCACGACGCGGTAATGACCGCTATCGTGGACGTGAATATCAAACCAAGAGAGTAGCAGGCGAATGAAAAAGTACGGCCCAGCCTGCCGAGCGGTGGCGGATCGCAGGTCCCGCCACGGCAATAAGAACCAAGAAGCGAAAGGAGCGCTCATGATGCCCACACGATTCGAAGCTCCCCTCAGAACCTTGATGGGGCCGGGACCGCTCGACATCCACCCCCGCGTCTACCGCGCGCTGGGATCGCCCGTCATCGGCCATCTGGATCCCGCTTACCTGGAAGTGCTCGATCGCATCCGTGAAAGTTTGCGGATGGTGTTCCGGACCAGAAATCCGCTGACGCAGGCGACTCCGGGGACGGGCACATCGGGCATGGAGGCCTCGGTGGCGAACCTGCTCGAGCCCGATGACCCGGTGCTCGTGTGCGTGCACGGTTACTTCGGTGACCGCATCAGACAGATGGCGGAACGCCAGGACGCGCGAGTGACGGTCGTGGAAGGGGAATGGGGGAGGCCCACCGATCCCGACGCGATCGAGGCGGCGCTGAAACAGGCCCGATTCAAGCTCATGACCATCGTCCATGCCGAGACCTCCACCGGGGTCCTGCAACCGATGGACGACGTCACCCGCCTGGCCCGCGAGCACGGGGTCATGGTGCTGCTCGACTGCGTCACGTCGCTTGGCGGGGTCGATGTGAGCATCGACGAGTGGGGAATCGACGCCGCTTACAGCTGTTCGCAGAAATGCATCGGCAGTCCGCCCGGGCTCGCGCCGGTGACGTTCAGCGCGCGCGCGGTCGACACGATGAAGAAGCGGAAGCATCCCGCGAGGAGCTGGTATCTCGATGCGCAGCTTCTCGATCAATATTGGACGGGGCGCGCCTATCATCACACCAGCTCGAGCACTCTCAATTACGGGTTGCTCGAAGCGCTGCTCCTCATCGAGGAGGAGGGGCTCGAACAGAGAATCGCCCGCCATCTCAGGAACCATCGGGCCCTGGTCGCCGGAGTGGAGGCTATGGGACTCGAGATGCTCGTGGCGCCGGAGCATCGTCTACCATCGTTGAATACCATACGCATTCCTGGTGGTGTGGACGATGCGAGAACGAGAGGCTACCTTCTCGAGACCTTCAACCTCGAGATTGGAGGAGGCCTGGGCGCGTTGAAAGGCAAGGTCTTCCGCGTCGGTCTCATGGGATATTCCTCGTCGCCCGAGCGAATCCTGTTCTTCTTGTCGTGCATCAGCCAGGCGCTCGCGGTACAGGGCTATTCGACGGATCTGAAAGCCGGCCTCGCCGCAGCGATGTCGGCACTGGACTGACGCGCCACCGTTCGGCGTGAGGCGAAACGAGCGCATCCTCGCCGTCCTGAGACGGCTAGCGCGCGACACGCGAAACGGACGCTACCGCGAGGCTCCGGTCTATCAAGGTTCGTTCGAGACCACACGCTCGCCTTTCATGGAGCTCGTGGCCTGCCTCATCAGCCAGCGCGTGCGGGACGAGACCACGACGAGGGTTTGCGCGGAGCTCTTCGCCATCGCCAGGACCCCGGAGCAAATTCTGTCGCTTCCGCGAGAAAGGCTGAGGCGTTTGCTCTTTGGTGCCGGATTCTACAACCAGAAGTCTGATCAACTTCGGGCGCTTGCCCGGACGGTGAGCGCCCGCGGCGGCGTTCCCCGGACCCGTGAAGGTCTCCTCGAGCTTCCAGGAATCGGGCCCAAATGCGCGAATCTCGTGCTCGCGAATTGCTACGGCGAGCCCGCCATTGCGGTCGATACCCACGTCCACCGCATCTCGAACCGCATGGACTGGGTGCGCACGAAAACGCCCGAGACAACCGAAGAGGCCTTGACGCCGCTCGTACCGATCCGCTGGCGGGCGCGGGTGAACGCCTTTCTCGTCGCCCATGGCCAGCTCGTTTGCAGGCCGACGGCACCGAGATGCGAGGATTGTCGCGTGGCCGAATGGTGTCGACGAAGAGGTGTTCTGCCTCGAGATGCCGCTAACCGCCGAAGAGAGCGACCCCGAAGACGCGATCGAGTATCGCGAGCACCGTCATTCCGGTAAACACCACGAGGCTCGTCCAGGCGAAGTAGGTCTCGAATCTGCCGGGATAGAAGTAGCGATCGTCTTTGGGAATGATGGTGAAGCAGTAGTAGAGGTTGAGAGCGAAGATCACCGGGGCCACGAAGAAGGCGAGCGCCGATGCGACGAGGACGAGCCATACGGGCCGGGGGAAGCCGAAGATGATCGCGACGGCGGCGACGAGCGAGTAGAACATCGTCGCGCGGTAGATGTTGTACTCGGAGTACCAGCGGCGTCGGTGCTCTGGCGTCAAATCCTCGGCGGCGGTGCCTTTCAGGAGCCACGTTTTCCGGAACAAGTTTCGCGCGCAGGCCGCGACCACCCTGGGCCAACCATCGAAATAGTTGAACGCCGTCGAGAAAGTCGCGGCGAAGGCGCCGGCGAGGAATACGTTCATCATCCACGGCCCGACGCTTCTCGTGAAGATCTGCGCGATCTCGCCCATCACCGCATTTCCCTGGACTTCGCTGGGG
This region of Vicinamibacteria bacterium genomic DNA includes:
- the nth gene encoding endonuclease III, which gives rise to MRRNERILAVLRRLARDTRNGRYREAPVYQGSFETTRSPFMELVACLISQRVRDETTTRVCAELFAIARTPEQILSLPRERLRRLLFGAGFYNQKSDQLRALARTVSARGGVPRTREGLLELPGIGPKCANLVLANCYGEPAIAVDTHVHRISNRMDWVRTKTPETTEEALTPLVPIRWRARVNAFLVAHGQLVCRPTAPRCEDCRVAEWCRRRGVLPRDAANRRRERPRRRDRVSRAPSFR
- a CDS encoding aminotransferase class V-fold PLP-dependent enzyme, translated to MMPTRFEAPLRTLMGPGPLDIHPRVYRALGSPVIGHLDPAYLEVLDRIRESLRMVFRTRNPLTQATPGTGTSGMEASVANLLEPDDPVLVCVHGYFGDRIRQMAERQDARVTVVEGEWGRPTDPDAIEAALKQARFKLMTIVHAETSTGVLQPMDDVTRLAREHGVMVLLDCVTSLGGVDVSIDEWGIDAAYSCSQKCIGSPPGLAPVTFSARAVDTMKKRKHPARSWYLDAQLLDQYWTGRAYHHTSSSTLNYGLLEALLLIEEEGLEQRIARHLRNHRALVAGVEAMGLEMLVAPEHRLPSLNTIRIPGGVDDARTRGYLLETFNLEIGGGLGALKGKVFRVGLMGYSSSPERILFFLSCISQALAVQGYSTDLKAGLAAAMSALD
- a CDS encoding serine hydrolase produces the protein MLNGGAYNGRRLLNARTIARFTARVNLVEGSSRALGWDTPSEPSSAGLYFSSASYGHTGFTGTSLWIDPERELFAILLTNRVHPTRDNRKIFDLRPAFHDAVMTAIVDVNIKPRE